One window of the Archaeoglobus neptunius genome contains the following:
- a CDS encoding dockerin type I repeat-containing protein, with translation MKHLFLILLTFGFLTTAVSATTMKGDCNNDGNITSVDALIALKMSVGKLKPDMVADMNYDGRITAYDAFKILMLATGDKDELFFELGEIVNNYKVGSILKDARMNWIITENDGSKLTIGVVIENGELRKFMKGGIENPTMNAYTTEKVVRQLLDSKDPKALKKAIDDGKIKLEGVGIVNHIKVTLISFLSKFV, from the coding sequence ATGAAACATCTTTTTTTGATTCTGCTCACATTTGGATTTTTAACCACAGCAGTTTCAGCAACAACAATGAAAGGAGACTGCAACAACGATGGAAACATAACGAGCGTTGACGCTTTAATTGCGTTAAAGATGTCCGTTGGAAAGCTCAAGCCTGACATGGTCGCAGACATGAACTATGACGGTAGAATAACAGCATACGATGCGTTCAAAATACTCATGCTTGCAACTGGCGATAAAGACGAGCTTTTCTTTGAGCTTGGCGAAATCGTTAACAATTACAAAGTTGGCAGCATTTTAAAAGATGCAAGGATGAACTGGATAATTACAGAGAATGACGGTTCTAAGCTAACAATTGGAGTCGTCATTGAGAATGGTGAGTTGAGGAAATTCATGAAAGGCGGAATTGAAAATCCGACGATGAACGCATATACTACGGAGAAAGTCGTGAGACAGTTACTGGATTCCAAAGACCCGAAAGCATTAAAGAAGGCCATAGACGATGGTAAAATAAAACTGGAGGGAGTTGGTATTGTTAATCATATTAAAGTGACATTAATCAGCTTTCTGTCCAAATTTGTTTGA
- a CDS encoding PadR family transcriptional regulator, which produces MIRKLFLGFVRLHVLYHASRGEIYGKWMIEELARHGYSLSPGTLYPILHEMEREGLLESRKVVVDGKIRRVYRATEKGVKILEEAKDRVEELFREMVGENE; this is translated from the coding sequence ATGATTCGAAAACTGTTCCTGGGATTCGTGAGACTCCACGTACTCTACCATGCATCCAGAGGGGAAATTTACGGTAAATGGATGATTGAAGAACTGGCCAGGCACGGTTATTCCCTCAGCCCCGGAACACTCTACCCTATACTCCACGAGATGGAGAGAGAGGGTTTGCTGGAATCCAGAAAAGTTGTTGTTGACGGCAAAATCAGGAGAGTTTATCGAGCTACAGAAAAGGGAGTCAAGATTCTGGAGGAGGCAAAGGACAGGGTGGAAGAGCTTTTCAGGGAGATGGTGGGAGAAAATGAATAG
- a CDS encoding formylmethanofuran--tetrahydromethanopterin N-formyltransferase, whose amino-acid sequence MLELNGVPVDDTYCEAFDGIYSRIIVTAKHKWLLKRAAYSATALPSTVFGEAEGGVERWLSPQETPDGRLGAICQIWVQKSKKFLDVLMREMGKRIRQGILVVPTTRVFNATDSENFFDAEINVGRCGDGYEWEEEMWSRKVIRLPIMFGEFIIERYIGYAEGIAGGNIWYFCESEEAALEAGEAAVEALKEVDGVITSFDICSAGSKPETKYPEIGPTTNHYFCPTLKNKIPDSRVPEGVKSIPEIVINGINREAVEKAMYVCMDVVSRIDGVVRISAGNYEGKLGQHRIYLKDVIEKFS is encoded by the coding sequence ATGCTTGAACTGAATGGTGTGCCGGTTGATGACACCTATTGTGAGGCTTTTGATGGGATATACTCAAGAATAATTGTGACAGCAAAGCACAAGTGGCTGCTGAAGAGAGCAGCTTACTCTGCCACTGCCCTGCCTTCGACGGTTTTTGGAGAGGCGGAAGGTGGAGTAGAGCGCTGGCTATCACCTCAAGAAACTCCCGACGGAAGGCTTGGAGCAATCTGCCAGATATGGGTCCAGAAATCGAAAAAGTTTCTGGATGTGCTTATGAGGGAGATGGGTAAAAGGATAAGGCAGGGAATTCTCGTTGTACCGACAACGAGGGTTTTCAACGCAACCGACAGCGAAAATTTCTTTGATGCTGAAATCAACGTGGGAAGATGTGGGGATGGTTATGAGTGGGAGGAGGAAATGTGGAGCAGAAAGGTCATCAGGCTTCCGATCATGTTTGGTGAATTCATAATCGAGAGGTACATTGGCTACGCCGAGGGTATTGCAGGAGGAAATATCTGGTACTTCTGCGAGAGTGAGGAGGCGGCACTGGAGGCTGGAGAAGCTGCTGTTGAGGCTCTCAAGGAGGTTGATGGTGTGATAACTTCATTTGACATCTGTTCGGCTGGCAGTAAACCGGAAACCAAGTATCCTGAAATCGGTCCAACGACAAATCATTACTTCTGTCCAACCCTGAAAAATAAGATACCGGACTCAAGGGTTCCTGAAGGTGTAAAATCCATACCCGAGATTGTCATTAACGGGATAAACAGGGAGGCAGTTGAGAAGGCCATGTATGTATGCATGGATGTCGTGAGCAGGATTGATGGAGTCGTGAGGATCTCTGCCGGCAACTATGAAGGAAAGCTGGGACAGCACAGGATATATCTGAAAGATGTAATTGAGAAATTCTCCTGA